Proteins from a genomic interval of Tenacibaculum sp. SZ-18:
- a CDS encoding zinc ribbon domain-containing protein: protein MENIISYKESLCSFCKKPIQSDVVFCSHCGHPENGTDKERAQFFAKRAIAKKRKIDAKNKISSARNTLFVLAGMMVLFGIINHGNSNSVLDLGINLFFAFMYVVLGFWSEQKALIALLIGLFLYVTLIVINAIIDPVTLVKGIIWKVIIISYLGKGIYSALETKNKEDNSF from the coding sequence ATGGAAAATATTATATCTTACAAGGAAAGTTTATGTTCTTTTTGTAAAAAACCAATTCAGTCAGATGTGGTATTCTGTTCACATTGTGGTCATCCTGAAAACGGCACTGATAAGGAAAGAGCGCAATTCTTTGCTAAAAGAGCAATAGCTAAAAAAAGAAAGATAGATGCAAAAAATAAAATTTCATCTGCTAGAAATACTTTATTTGTTTTAGCTGGAATGATGGTTCTTTTTGGAATCATTAATCACGGTAATTCTAATAGTGTTTTAGACTTAGGAATCAACTTATTTTTTGCATTTATGTATGTAGTCCTTGGTTTTTGGTCAGAACAGAAAGCTCTTATAGCTCTATTAATTGGACTATTCTTATATGTAACACTAATCGTAATTAATGCAATAATAGATCCTGTTACCTTGGTAAAAGGTATAATTTGGAAGGTGATAATTATTTCGTATTTAGGGAAAGGTATTTACTCAGCATTAGAAACAAAGAATAAAGAAGATAACTCTTTTTAA
- the glmM gene encoding phosphoglucosamine mutase, which translates to MTLIKSISGIRGTIGGETGENLTPIDAVKFAAAYGTFIKNKNQGKEKITIVLGRDARISGKMISGLVSDTLIGLGIDVINLGLSTTPTVEVAVPIEKADGGIILTASHNPKQWNALKLLNERGEFLNGEDGKQILAIAENDDYNFADVDSLGTVSENNEYIAKHIHEVLELELVDVEAIKNANLKVVVDGVNSTGGIAIPALLKELNVECVELYCEPNGHFPHNPEPLKEHLTDISELVVKEKADLGVVVDPDVDRLALICEDGSMFGEEYTLVACADYVLGELKGGNTVSNLSSSRALRDITQAHGGKYTASAVGEVNVVQMMKDTNTVIGGEGNGGIIYPKSHYGRDSIVGVALFLSHLAKKKISCKALRDSYPSYFMSKNKIQLTPQINVDNILATMADKYKNEDVNTIDGVKIDFEEEWVHLRKSNTEPIIRIYTEAKCQEKADNLAERFITEIKEII; encoded by the coding sequence ATGACATTAATAAAATCCATATCTGGAATTAGAGGAACAATAGGTGGCGAAACAGGAGAGAATCTTACTCCAATTGATGCAGTTAAATTTGCAGCGGCCTATGGTACATTTATAAAAAATAAAAATCAAGGAAAGGAAAAAATAACAATCGTTTTAGGTAGAGATGCCCGTATTTCTGGTAAAATGATCAGTGGCTTGGTTTCAGATACTTTAATAGGGTTAGGAATTGATGTTATTAATTTAGGATTATCTACTACACCAACGGTTGAAGTAGCTGTGCCAATTGAAAAGGCTGATGGAGGAATTATTTTAACAGCTTCACATAATCCGAAACAATGGAATGCCCTGAAGTTATTGAATGAAAGAGGAGAATTTTTAAATGGTGAAGATGGAAAACAAATCTTAGCTATAGCTGAAAATGATGATTATAACTTTGCTGATGTTGATTCTTTAGGAACAGTTTCAGAGAATAATGAATATATAGCAAAGCATATCCATGAAGTTTTAGAGTTAGAGTTAGTAGATGTCGAAGCAATCAAAAACGCTAATTTAAAAGTTGTAGTTGATGGAGTTAATTCCACTGGTGGAATAGCAATTCCAGCTTTATTAAAGGAGCTGAATGTTGAGTGTGTTGAATTATATTGTGAGCCTAATGGTCACTTTCCACACAATCCAGAGCCTTTAAAAGAGCATTTAACTGATATTTCGGAATTAGTTGTGAAAGAAAAAGCGGATTTAGGAGTTGTTGTAGACCCTGATGTAGATCGTTTAGCATTAATTTGTGAAGATGGTTCTATGTTTGGGGAGGAATATACTTTAGTGGCTTGTGCTGATTATGTATTAGGTGAGTTGAAAGGTGGTAATACGGTTTCAAATTTATCTTCTTCAAGAGCTTTAAGAGATATTACTCAAGCTCATGGAGGGAAATATACGGCAAGTGCAGTAGGAGAGGTGAACGTTGTTCAAATGATGAAGGACACTAATACGGTAATTGGAGGTGAAGGAAATGGAGGAATTATTTATCCTAAATCACACTATGGAAGAGATTCTATAGTTGGAGTAGCATTATTTTTATCTCATTTAGCTAAAAAGAAAATTTCTTGTAAAGCTTTAAGAGATTCTTATCCTAGTTATTTTATGAGTAAGAATAAGATTCAACTAACACCGCAAATCAATGTTGACAATATTTTAGCAACAATGGCGGATAAGTACAAGAATGAAGATGTTAACACAATTGATGGTGTGAAGATTGATTTTGAGGAAGAATGGGTTCATTTACGTAAATCTAATACAGAGCCAATTATTAGAATTTATACAGAAGCTAAATGTCAAGAAAAAGCAGATAATTTGGCAGAACGCTTCATAACAGAAATAAAAGAAATTATTTAA
- a CDS encoding aminotransferase class V-fold PLP-dependent enzyme, protein MSLEKYFQQFRKNIIGIDQEFTTPYGVKKLIYTDWTASGRLYRPIEEKLINEFGPFVANTHTETSTSGAAMTLAYHEARNIIKRHVNASNDDVLITEGSGMTGVVNKFQRILGLKVSENLKDYTEIPDEKRPIVFVSHMEHHSNQTSWLETIADVEVVPCNEEGLVCLEIFEEVIKKYESRPIKIASIIGGSNVTGIKTDYHKVAALIHKYNGLCFVDFACSAPYVDIDMHPENEDEYLDAVFFSPHKFLGGPGSSGVLIFNKKLYKNVIPDNPGGGTVTYTNPWGEHDYIDDVETREDGGTPAFLQTIRIALSMQLKDQMGTKNMKNREDEINEVMFDCLDSLKDVHILAPDHRDRLSIFSFYFEKYHFNLVVKLLNDRFGIQTRGGCSCAGTYGHFLLNVDKETSKSISNQILEGCNLEKPGWVRLSIHPTITNKELGFICDSLVELRQNIEEWSLDYDYDPIKNDYVHKSVEAVEKKLVKEWFSF, encoded by the coding sequence ATGAGTTTAGAAAAATATTTCCAACAGTTTAGAAAAAACATCATCGGTATTGATCAAGAGTTTACAACTCCTTATGGTGTCAAAAAATTGATATATACCGATTGGACAGCAAGTGGACGATTATACAGGCCAATTGAGGAGAAATTAATAAATGAATTCGGACCATTTGTGGCGAATACACATACAGAAACTTCAACTTCAGGTGCGGCTATGACTTTAGCCTATCATGAAGCTAGAAACATTATAAAGCGTCATGTAAATGCTTCGAATGATGATGTGTTAATAACCGAAGGTTCTGGAATGACTGGTGTTGTAAATAAATTCCAACGAATTTTAGGGTTAAAGGTTTCTGAAAATCTTAAGGATTACACCGAGATTCCTGATGAAAAAAGACCAATAGTTTTTGTAAGTCACATGGAACATCACTCGAATCAAACATCTTGGTTAGAAACAATCGCTGATGTTGAAGTTGTTCCTTGTAATGAAGAAGGTTTGGTTTGTTTGGAAATATTTGAAGAAGTAATAAAAAAATATGAAAGCAGACCGATTAAAATAGCTTCGATTATAGGTGGTTCTAATGTTACTGGAATTAAAACCGATTATCATAAAGTAGCAGCATTAATTCATAAGTATAATGGACTTTGTTTTGTTGATTTTGCTTGTTCAGCTCCTTATGTAGATATAGATATGCATCCAGAAAACGAAGATGAATATTTAGATGCTGTATTCTTTTCTCCACATAAATTTCTAGGTGGTCCAGGTAGTTCTGGTGTTTTGATTTTTAATAAGAAATTATATAAAAATGTGATTCCTGATAATCCAGGAGGAGGAACGGTTACTTATACAAATCCCTGGGGAGAACATGATTATATTGATGATGTTGAAACTCGTGAGGATGGAGGTACACCAGCGTTTTTACAAACCATTCGTATTGCGTTATCAATGCAATTAAAAGATCAAATGGGAACTAAAAATATGAAAAATAGAGAAGATGAAATAAACGAGGTTATGTTTGATTGTTTAGATTCTTTGAAAGATGTACATATTTTAGCTCCTGATCACAGAGATAGGTTGAGTATTTTTTCATTTTACTTTGAAAAGTACCATTTTAATTTAGTTGTAAAACTATTAAATGATCGATTTGGAATTCAAACACGTGGAGGATGCTCATGTGCTGGTACGTACGGTCATTTCTTATTAAATGTAGATAAAGAAACTTCTAAATCCATTTCCAACCAAATTCTTGAAGGTTGTAATTTAGAAAAACCAGGTTGGGTACGATTATCTATTCATCCTACAATTACGAATAAAGAATTAGGTTTTATCTGTGATTCATTAGTTGAATTACGTCAAAATATTGAAGAATGGTCTTTGGATTATGATTACGATCCTATAAAAAATGATTACGTTCATAAATCGGTTGAAGCAGTTGAAAAGAAACTAGTTAAAGAATGGTTTTCATTTTAA
- a CDS encoding M14 family zinc carboxypeptidase, whose translation MSLLDINFLENSYSEVKEKQLFGKWITLGDVRPLYDKLDDSISREVIGKSEQGRDIFKLKIGNGKKRILIWSQMHGNESTGTKAIFDFLNFYKLFPDNEIVQRIVENCTIEIVPMLNPDGALAYTRVNSNNVDLNRDAVDQKACESKILRKVLDSFNPKFCFNLHDQRTIFGVEGTRNPATISFLAPSEEVTRKLTKGRKETMNVIVAMNELLQQIIPNHIGRYTDEFYPTATGDNFQKLGHNTILIEAGHFPDDYKREKTRKFNFYSLLQGIFHIAVSNNFTEHESYFSIPNNEKSFLDVIHRKPNGNDIGFLYKDELIDNQLTSRLQKEKTGNLEEYYGHHEIVFGH comes from the coding sequence ATGAGTTTACTAGATATAAATTTTTTAGAAAATAGCTATTCAGAAGTTAAAGAGAAACAGCTTTTCGGGAAATGGATTACTCTTGGTGATGTTCGCCCATTATATGATAAATTGGATGACTCTATTTCCAGGGAAGTTATTGGTAAGTCGGAACAGGGAAGAGACATTTTTAAATTAAAAATCGGGAATGGAAAAAAACGGATTTTAATTTGGAGTCAGATGCATGGAAATGAAAGTACTGGTACAAAAGCTATTTTTGATTTTTTAAATTTTTATAAATTATTTCCCGATAATGAGATTGTTCAAAGGATTGTTGAAAATTGCACTATCGAAATTGTACCAATGTTAAATCCTGATGGAGCACTGGCTTATACAAGAGTAAATTCAAATAATGTAGATTTAAATAGAGATGCTGTTGATCAAAAAGCTTGTGAAAGCAAAATTTTAAGGAAGGTATTAGATAGTTTCAATCCGAAGTTCTGTTTTAATTTACATGATCAACGAACAATATTTGGAGTAGAAGGAACTAGAAATCCTGCTACCATATCTTTTTTAGCTCCCTCAGAAGAAGTTACAAGGAAACTTACGAAAGGTAGAAAAGAAACGATGAATGTAATTGTTGCAATGAATGAATTATTACAACAAATAATACCTAATCACATTGGAAGATACACAGATGAATTTTACCCAACAGCAACGGGAGATAATTTTCAAAAATTAGGTCATAATACTATATTAATTGAAGCGGGTCATTTTCCTGATGATTACAAGAGGGAAAAAACAAGAAAGTTTAATTTTTATTCTTTATTACAAGGAATTTTTCATATTGCAGTGAGTAATAACTTCACAGAGCATGAATCTTATTTCTCAATTCCTAATAACGAGAAATCATTTTTAGATGTTATACATCGCAAACCAAATGGTAATGATATTGGTTTTTTATATAAAGATGAATTAATAGATAATCAACTTACTTCTAGATTACAAAAGGAGAAAACAGGTAATTTAGAAGAGTATTATGGTCACCACGAAATCGTTTTCGGACATTAA
- a CDS encoding Lrp/AsnC family transcriptional regulator gives MKKFVLDEIDHQILDILIENARTPFTDIAKKLLVSAGTIHVRVKKMEDEGIIQGSTLTLDYEKMGYSFIAHVGIYLEKTSMTQHVIDNLRHIPNVTVAYVTAGKYNIFCKVRAKDTNNAKDIIYQIDEIHGVSRTETMISLEESINDKKRMMHAIFQDF, from the coding sequence ATGAAGAAATTTGTATTAGATGAAATCGATCATCAAATTTTAGATATACTAATCGAAAATGCTCGAACTCCATTTACAGATATCGCTAAAAAGTTATTAGTGTCAGCAGGTACAATTCATGTACGTGTTAAGAAGATGGAGGATGAGGGAATTATTCAAGGATCTACATTAACGTTAGATTATGAAAAAATGGGATATTCGTTTATTGCACACGTAGGTATTTACTTAGAAAAGACTTCTATGACGCAGCACGTGATCGATAATTTACGTCATATTCCAAATGTTACTGTTGCTTATGTAACGGCTGGTAAGTATAATATTTTTTGTAAAGTTCGTGCGAAAGATACAAACAATGCAAAAGATATTATTTATCAAATTGATGAAATTCACGGTGTAAGTAGAACTGAAACTATGATTTCATTAGAAGAAAGCATCAACGATAAAAAGAGAATGATGCATGCTATATTTCAAGACTTTTAA
- a CDS encoding alpha-amylase family glycosyl hydrolase, producing the protein MKKIFILLSFLIPSILIGQQQNVTFSVSPSTFNEDEQITITVSDVNPASWGVTDIYLWSWSYDTNDGNIIDSPTNGSWTNSNEAQKLTNNGDGTYSISFTPTTFYNRSGIGRIGMLVKAKDGSGDKKSQDKLFEVGKFQLTLNTPVSSSTIINSGDNVSISATSSLVANFNLKANNTSIDTKNSITNYSYNANVTENTTFELDATNDGDKKTVSFEVIVRPTVVEEALPDGLKDGLNLNETDPTTATLVFYAPGKEFVHVIGDFNDWQLDNNYSMKKDPSNDRFWIELTGLSSQTNHMYQYLIDAEIKVADPYSTIVLTESNDQFIDAVTYPNLPTYPTEKTNHAVTLFRTGDTPFNWEVTNFVKPAKTDLVIYELLIRDFDALHSFDAVKSRLDYLQDLGINAIEFMPVSEFDGNESWGYNPSFHMALDKYYGTKTAFKQLVDECHKRGIAVILDIVYNHATGQNPYYRMWNTDDGNYGGQASADSPFFNETPRHSFNVFNDFNHSQQATKDYVKRTTQYWIEEYKIDGFRWDLTKGFTQNCTASDESCTSAMQADRVAVLKEYADYQWEIDNDFYVIFEHLGTNQEETEWVNYRLSEGKGIMMWSNLNPNYSETNMGYHDNGKSNFSWINYKNRGWTTPANISYMESHDEERIMYRNLNFGNSNAFYDTQELSTALNRLAGAGAFYFTVPGPKMIWQFGELGYDVSIDFNGRTGNKPIRWEYANDTNRKSLYDTWAKLIALKKQEDIFRTSNFTLDVNASTGIKTIHLTNDNSSDDLQYVTIIGNFGITEQAAIPGFQQTGTWYDLLDANTTMEVTNVNTSMLLQPGEFKIFASSAVTLSDSDIILNNNNLTCYPNPSSSFIKFNKEVENVTIYDISGKQVLTFEGRYYQNNNFDIEGLSRGLYFVKGNTNEKQFTLKLLVK; encoded by the coding sequence ATGAAAAAAATCTTTATACTCTTATCATTTTTAATCCCCTCTATTTTAATTGGGCAACAACAAAACGTTACGTTTTCTGTAAGTCCTAGTACATTTAACGAAGACGAACAAATTACAATAACTGTATCTGATGTCAATCCTGCATCTTGGGGTGTTACCGATATTTACTTATGGTCTTGGTCATATGATACAAATGATGGCAATATTATAGACTCACCAACAAACGGTAGTTGGACAAATTCAAATGAAGCACAAAAGCTTACAAATAATGGCGATGGTACATACTCTATAAGCTTTACTCCTACTACATTTTACAATAGAAGTGGTATTGGTAGAATTGGAATGTTAGTTAAAGCAAAAGATGGAAGCGGTGATAAAAAGTCTCAGGATAAACTATTCGAAGTTGGAAAATTCCAATTAACACTTAATACACCTGTATCGTCTTCTACGATTATTAATTCAGGAGATAATGTTTCTATTTCTGCGACTTCTTCATTAGTTGCTAATTTTAATTTAAAAGCTAATAATACTTCAATTGATACTAAAAATAGCATAACTAATTATAGTTACAATGCTAACGTTACAGAAAATACTACTTTTGAATTAGATGCTACAAATGATGGAGATAAGAAAACAGTTTCGTTTGAAGTAATAGTTAGGCCAACTGTTGTTGAAGAAGCCTTACCAGACGGACTTAAAGATGGATTAAACTTAAATGAAACAGATCCTACTACGGCAACTTTAGTATTTTATGCTCCAGGTAAAGAGTTTGTTCATGTTATTGGTGATTTTAATGACTGGCAATTAGATAATAATTACTCAATGAAAAAGGATCCATCTAATGATAGATTTTGGATTGAGTTAACAGGTTTATCCTCACAAACAAATCATATGTATCAATACCTAATTGATGCAGAAATAAAAGTTGCAGATCCTTATTCTACAATAGTCTTAACTGAAAGTAATGATCAATTTATTGATGCTGTAACTTATCCAAATCTTCCAACGTATCCTACAGAAAAAACAAATCATGCTGTCACCTTATTTAGAACTGGTGATACTCCTTTTAATTGGGAAGTAACAAATTTTGTAAAACCTGCTAAAACTGACTTAGTAATTTACGAATTATTAATTCGAGATTTTGATGCTTTACATAGTTTTGATGCTGTTAAATCTAGATTAGATTATTTACAAGATTTAGGTATTAATGCTATCGAATTTATGCCAGTAAGTGAATTCGATGGAAATGAATCTTGGGGTTATAATCCTTCTTTTCATATGGCATTAGATAAATACTATGGAACAAAGACTGCTTTTAAACAATTGGTAGATGAGTGTCATAAAAGAGGAATTGCGGTAATTTTAGATATAGTTTACAATCATGCTACAGGTCAAAATCCTTACTACAGAATGTGGAATACAGACGATGGGAATTATGGAGGACAAGCTTCTGCTGATAGTCCTTTTTTCAATGAAACTCCTCGGCATTCATTCAACGTTTTTAATGATTTTAATCACAGTCAACAGGCAACTAAAGATTATGTAAAAAGAACTACTCAATATTGGATTGAAGAATACAAAATAGACGGTTTCCGTTGGGATTTAACAAAAGGATTCACTCAAAACTGTACAGCATCAGATGAAAGTTGTACAAGTGCTATGCAGGCAGACCGTGTTGCAGTTTTAAAGGAATATGCAGATTATCAATGGGAAATTGATAATGATTTTTATGTCATATTTGAACACCTTGGAACAAATCAAGAAGAAACAGAATGGGTCAATTATCGCTTAAGTGAAGGTAAAGGAATTATGATGTGGAGTAATTTAAATCCTAATTATAGTGAAACTAATATGGGTTATCACGACAATGGAAAATCTAATTTTTCATGGATTAATTATAAAAATAGAGGTTGGACAACTCCTGCGAATATTTCCTACATGGAAAGTCATGATGAAGAACGAATCATGTATAGAAATTTAAACTTTGGAAATTCGAACGCTTTTTATGACACTCAAGAATTGTCAACAGCTTTAAACAGATTAGCTGGTGCTGGAGCATTTTATTTTACGGTTCCTGGTCCAAAAATGATTTGGCAATTTGGTGAGTTAGGCTATGATGTTAGTATTGATTTTAACGGAAGAACTGGAAACAAACCAATTCGTTGGGAATATGCAAATGATACAAATAGAAAAAGTTTATATGATACTTGGGCAAAATTAATTGCATTAAAAAAGCAAGAAGATATTTTTAGAACAAGTAATTTTACTTTAGATGTAAATGCATCAACTGGAATTAAAACAATTCATTTAACTAACGATAATAGTTCTGATGATTTACAATACGTTACAATAATCGGTAATTTTGGAATCACTGAACAAGCCGCTATTCCAGGTTTTCAACAAACTGGAACTTGGTATGATTTATTAGATGCAAATACCACTATGGAAGTCACTAATGTAAATACTAGTATGTTGCTACAGCCAGGAGAATTTAAAATATTTGCTAGTTCTGCAGTAACACTATCTGATAGCGATATAATTCTAAATAATAATAATTTAACATGTTATCCTAATCCAAGTAGCTCCTTTATCAAATTCAACAAGGAAGTAGAAAATGTTACTATATATGATATCTCAGGAAAACAGGTTTTGACTTTTGAAGGACGTTATTATCAAAATAATAATTTCGACATCGAAGGCTTATCTCGAGGCTTATATTTTGTTAAAGGAAATACGAACGAAAAACAATTCACACTTAAATTGCTGGTGAAATAA
- a CDS encoding SusE domain-containing protein, with protein MKKIINKIGLALIATVFLLVSCETEESLNLTQADPAFELEMPGISSVFLNYSLPDNPAFTVTWKDEVTGSSSYEIEMSTDESFSNPSSLGTSSEKAFSMTVAAFNDAINNAGITNFSDVPVYLRVKASETVSNSVLLLVTTYPVNPASVETGLSDGDTFTLTLEQNDENALDITINDPILDSNLGVTVEYYLEADTETGTFDSPVEVATATNNKSITVTHAKLNSVAQGLGIAPDTTGKIQLRLRSVITNSTNDVLERVGNPMTVSITTYLTVLDLSTTWGIVGSAANDWGATPDLPFFKTDVDGVLAAYVTLIDGEIKFRENNDWANNFGDNGADGSIEAGGANIAVTAGSYKITLDFNNNTYTIESFSLGIVGSAYNDWGASPDFMLEYDQYSDVFRGIVTLLDGEMKFRMNNDWAVNYGDDGADGTLDDGGANITTTAGNYIVTVDLNDKSYTLEQIDNIWGLVGGAYNDWGATPDAQFTRDWSRPFDDIWILNDVTLIDGEYKFRSNNDWTVNYGDNGGDGVLEEGGANLSTAAGTFSFVLDFSDPANPTYTKQP; from the coding sequence ATGAAAAAAATTATAAATAAAATTGGTTTAGCATTAATCGCTACCGTTTTCTTATTAGTTTCTTGTGAAACTGAAGAAAGTTTAAACTTAACACAAGCCGATCCTGCATTTGAATTAGAAATGCCTGGAATTTCTAGTGTATTTTTAAATTACTCTTTACCCGATAATCCAGCTTTTACAGTTACATGGAAAGATGAAGTTACGGGAAGTAGTTCTTATGAAATAGAAATGTCTACAGACGAATCTTTTTCTAATCCGAGTAGTTTGGGTACGTCATCTGAAAAAGCTTTTTCAATGACTGTTGCAGCATTTAACGATGCTATCAATAATGCTGGAATTACAAATTTCTCAGATGTTCCAGTTTATTTAAGAGTAAAGGCAAGTGAAACTGTAAGTAATTCAGTTTTATTGTTAGTTACGACTTATCCCGTAAATCCTGCATCAGTAGAAACTGGATTATCAGATGGAGATACATTTACTTTAACATTAGAACAAAACGATGAAAATGCTTTAGATATTACAATTAATGATCCTATTCTAGATTCTAATTTAGGAGTTACAGTTGAATACTATTTAGAAGCAGACACTGAAACTGGTACTTTTGATAGTCCAGTAGAAGTAGCTACAGCAACAAATAATAAATCAATTACTGTAACACATGCGAAATTAAATTCGGTGGCTCAAGGATTAGGAATTGCTCCTGATACTACAGGGAAAATACAATTGAGATTACGTTCAGTAATTACAAATTCAACAAATGATGTTTTAGAAAGAGTTGGAAATCCAATGACAGTTTCTATAACTACTTATTTAACAGTTTTAGATTTATCTACAACATGGGGAATTGTTGGTTCTGCAGCGAATGACTGGGGAGCGACTCCTGATTTACCATTCTTTAAAACGGATGTAGATGGCGTTCTTGCTGCTTATGTTACTTTAATTGACGGTGAAATTAAATTTAGAGAAAATAATGATTGGGCAAATAACTTTGGAGATAACGGAGCTGATGGTTCAATCGAAGCTGGTGGTGCTAATATTGCCGTAACTGCTGGATCCTATAAAATTACATTAGACTTTAATAATAATACGTACACTATTGAATCATTCTCTTTAGGAATTGTTGGTTCTGCCTATAATGACTGGGGAGCAAGTCCTGATTTCATGTTAGAATATGATCAATACTCTGATGTATTTAGAGGAATTGTTACTTTATTAGATGGTGAAATGAAGTTCAGAATGAACAATGACTGGGCTGTTAATTATGGAGATGATGGTGCTGACGGAACTTTAGATGATGGAGGTGCTAACATCACAACTACGGCAGGAAACTATATTGTTACTGTTGATTTAAATGACAAAAGCTATACATTAGAACAAATTGATAACATTTGGGGATTAGTAGGTGGTGCATATAATGACTGGGGAGCTACTCCGGATGCACAATTTACTAGAGATTGGTCTCGTCCTTTCGATGATATTTGGATTTTAAATGATGTTACTTTAATTGATGGTGAATACAAGTTCAGATCAAATAACGATTGGACTGTTAACTATGGTGATAATGGTGGTGACGGTGTTTTAGAAGAAGGTGGGGCTAATTTATCTACTGCAGCTGGAACATTCTCATTCGTTCTTGATTTTTCAGATCCAGCGAATCCAACATATACGAAACAACCTTAA
- a CDS encoding SusE domain-containing protein: MKNIYKLTYITILTLMVSIVGCDDTTDTFSVSDNPTAPVLQGLNISDIELDPVNTSTPALTLSWQSADYGQQAAVVYNIEFANDENFTNPVTASSVTGENAVTFSMAELNSAAGNAGLNPFEWSTLHARVVSSLGTQNAVPSTSNSISMNVYPYFNYVFEDYYLVGDGTSPGWDNNNNNPALYRDANDENLFTYTGYFSDGQFKVLETKGLWQPQWGTNDGTSIEVNPGGGNDPERFPTAGDANITPGFYTFTINFATKDFSFVPFDASGITSPGTLTAQGSSLNTATPLSALTFDGHIWYASAVRLKPGNFQFATDSGALWGSNTSFSGVATSGGASIPVIVEDDYDIWFNDLTGQYILVPLNL; this comes from the coding sequence ATGAAAAATATATATAAATTAACTTACATCACGATACTTACCTTAATGGTAAGTATCGTAGGATGTGATGATACAACCGATACATTTTCGGTTTCAGATAATCCTACTGCCCCAGTTTTACAAGGTTTAAATATTTCTGATATTGAACTTGATCCAGTAAATACTTCTACTCCTGCTCTAACACTTAGTTGGCAGAGTGCAGATTACGGACAACAAGCTGCTGTTGTATACAATATAGAGTTTGCAAATGATGAAAACTTTACAAATCCAGTTACAGCTTCATCAGTAACGGGTGAAAACGCTGTAACTTTTTCCATGGCCGAATTAAACTCTGCTGCTGGTAATGCAGGGTTAAATCCGTTTGAATGGTCAACTTTACACGCAAGAGTTGTGTCCTCTTTAGGTACTCAGAATGCCGTACCTTCAACGTCAAATAGTATTAGTATGAATGTTTATCCATATTTCAATTATGTATTCGAGGATTATTATTTAGTTGGAGATGGTACTTCACCAGGATGGGACAACAATAATAATAACCCAGCATTATATAGAGATGCTAATGACGAAAATTTATTCACATATACAGGATACTTTAGTGATGGACAATTCAAAGTTCTTGAAACAAAAGGATTATGGCAACCACAATGGGGAACTAATGATGGGACTAGCATTGAAGTGAATCCAGGTGGTGGAAACGATCCTGAAAGATTCCCAACAGCAGGAGATGCTAATATTACTCCTGGTTTCTATACTTTCACTATTAATTTTGCTACTAAAGATTTTTCATTTGTACCATTTGATGCTTCAGGAATCACTAGTCCAGGAACTTTAACAGCTCAAGGATCTTCTCTAAACACTGCTACACCATTATCTGCTTTAACTTTTGATGGACATATTTGGTATGCAAGTGCAGTACGTTTAAAGCCAGGTAATTTTCAATTTGCAACAGATTCAGGTGCATTATGGGGAAGTAATACTTCATTCTCTGGAGTAGCTACTAGTGGTGGTGCAAGTATTCCTGTAATTGTTGAAGATGATTATGATATCTGGTTCAATGATTTAACAGGTCAGTATATTCTTGTTCCATTAAATCTATAA